The Terriglobus tenax genome contains a region encoding:
- a CDS encoding amidohydrolase family protein has product MRLSVLASAALFLSVSAFSQAAKPAAAKPATAAASKTKIITIHEGTNMASTVSPDGKTVILDLQGILYSLPIAGGKARQLTTPFDEAAYPNYAPDGKTVIFQSYAGGTFHVWKMNADGTALKQVTTGHGDDREPRISPDGKTIAFASDRDFKGSYDIWTVPVEGGEPKQITTGANDEFEPGWTPDGKIVYVAAVEEEIIPGMRVATGRQVIQIDPKTLDKKVVAEVKTGRIDSPSVSPDGKLSYVYFSGGGQTLYPSKLIVDGKPISDKYDDAFPFQAAWLSPTTLLYTANGKLVKADLAAKSETEIPFTADVKSIRPIFKSKDYHFDSKLPRQALGLYGPALSPDGKQVAFVALNQLYLLTIGNPTPKALTSDSFYKQGPMWSADGKWIAYVSDKDGVENVYLLDPKTGAELHPSPSKTTAQIFPALSPDGKWFTSQDQAGATHLTEIATGKDSIVAPATFFPGRASFSTNGKTLAIATIHPYTKRFREGTSDILLVDIATKKTSWHKPAPFESVTTRTEDGPIYSPTGKEMAFVLSDLLAVMPVDADGTPSGKAEYLNNEVTDAPTYSGDGSKILYLNNGKLKLLDRKTKAITPVAVNLKYTQEQPTGSTVIHAGKFWKGSGPDSLKDVDVLVTGNRIVSVTPHGTAKLPMEAKVIEAPNSTVMPGLWENHSHPNSDNSIYYGDRMGRLWMAYGITTLRDMADNAYRAVEEKEAFISGAAVGPRLFATGEAVDGERVYYPMMIATTSEAQLQREFQRLHALDFDFLKLYVRLPFTWMKKGDDFAHNVMGVQTASHYLIPAVAVGNDGMSHVSATARTGWAYSRSLTGFSYSDVQQLEAESGMWTISTLLNQSIIGNWPNMADDTRYNIAPPWEKTRLLNARNAAVKTPSTASEDRVMREESTVKGVLDRKGLYIGGTDSPLDLPSTSLHLNLRSQVKYGLAPWQALETVTSIAAKAALLDKDLGTLEKGKLADLILVDGDPLTNINDVINVQCVMTNGHLRSVAEIAAPFEKLTAGANMCK; this is encoded by the coding sequence ATGCGTCTCTCCGTCCTCGCATCCGCTGCTCTGTTCCTCTCTGTCTCCGCCTTCTCTCAGGCTGCCAAACCTGCCGCAGCCAAACCGGCAACCGCCGCCGCATCGAAGACAAAGATCATCACCATCCACGAAGGCACCAACATGGCCTCCACCGTCTCGCCGGATGGCAAGACGGTCATCCTCGATCTGCAGGGCATTCTCTACTCGCTGCCCATTGCGGGCGGTAAGGCCAGGCAGCTCACCACGCCTTTCGATGAAGCGGCGTATCCGAACTATGCGCCCGACGGCAAGACCGTCATCTTCCAGTCCTACGCCGGCGGCACCTTCCACGTATGGAAGATGAACGCCGATGGAACGGCACTGAAGCAGGTCACCACCGGCCACGGTGACGATCGCGAGCCGCGCATCTCGCCCGACGGCAAGACCATCGCCTTTGCCTCTGACCGCGACTTCAAGGGCTCTTACGACATCTGGACCGTTCCCGTCGAAGGCGGCGAGCCGAAGCAGATCACTACCGGCGCGAACGATGAGTTCGAACCCGGCTGGACCCCCGACGGAAAGATCGTCTACGTCGCAGCCGTCGAGGAAGAGATCATCCCCGGCATGCGCGTCGCGACCGGCCGCCAGGTCATCCAGATCGATCCGAAGACACTGGACAAGAAAGTAGTCGCCGAAGTGAAAACCGGCCGCATTGACTCGCCCTCGGTCTCTCCCGACGGCAAGCTCTCCTACGTCTACTTCTCAGGCGGCGGACAGACGCTCTATCCCTCGAAGCTGATTGTCGACGGCAAGCCCATCAGCGACAAGTACGACGACGCTTTCCCTTTCCAGGCTGCATGGCTCTCGCCCACCACGCTGCTTTACACCGCCAACGGCAAGCTGGTGAAGGCCGACCTCGCCGCGAAGTCTGAGACGGAGATTCCCTTCACCGCCGACGTGAAGTCCATCCGCCCCATCTTCAAGTCGAAGGACTATCACTTCGACTCGAAGCTGCCGCGGCAGGCGCTCGGTCTTTACGGCCCGGCGCTCTCACCGGACGGCAAGCAGGTGGCATTCGTTGCGCTCAACCAGCTCTATCTGCTCACCATCGGCAACCCAACGCCTAAGGCGCTGACCAGCGACAGCTTCTACAAGCAGGGACCCATGTGGTCGGCCGATGGCAAATGGATCGCCTACGTGTCGGACAAGGACGGCGTCGAGAACGTCTACCTGCTCGACCCGAAGACCGGCGCGGAGCTGCACCCCTCGCCCTCAAAGACCACCGCGCAGATCTTCCCCGCACTCTCTCCCGATGGCAAGTGGTTCACCTCGCAGGACCAGGCCGGAGCCACGCACCTCACCGAGATCGCCACCGGCAAGGACTCTATCGTTGCGCCGGCCACTTTCTTCCCGGGCCGCGCCAGCTTCTCCACCAACGGCAAAACGTTGGCTATCGCCACCATTCATCCCTACACCAAGCGCTTCCGCGAGGGCACCAGCGACATCCTCCTCGTCGATATCGCCACCAAAAAAACAAGCTGGCACAAGCCCGCTCCGTTTGAGTCGGTCACCACTCGTACGGAAGACGGCCCCATCTACTCGCCGACAGGGAAGGAGATGGCCTTCGTTCTCTCGGACCTGCTGGCCGTCATGCCCGTCGACGCAGACGGCACGCCCTCCGGCAAAGCCGAGTACCTGAACAACGAGGTCACCGACGCGCCAACGTACTCCGGCGATGGATCGAAGATCCTCTACCTGAACAATGGCAAGCTGAAGCTTCTCGATCGCAAGACCAAGGCCATCACGCCTGTCGCTGTGAACCTGAAGTACACGCAGGAACAGCCCACCGGCTCTACCGTTATCCACGCCGGAAAATTCTGGAAGGGCAGCGGTCCGGACTCGCTGAAGGATGTCGATGTGCTGGTCACGGGGAATCGCATCGTCTCGGTTACGCCGCATGGCACAGCCAAGCTGCCCATGGAAGCCAAAGTGATTGAGGCTCCCAACTCTACCGTGATGCCCGGTCTGTGGGAGAACCACTCCCACCCCAACTCCGACAACTCCATCTACTACGGCGACCGCATGGGCCGCCTGTGGATGGCCTACGGCATCACCACGCTGCGCGACATGGCCGACAATGCCTACCGCGCGGTGGAGGAGAAGGAAGCCTTCATCTCCGGCGCTGCCGTCGGCCCGCGCCTCTTCGCCACCGGCGAGGCCGTGGACGGCGAGCGCGTCTACTACCCCATGATGATCGCCACCACCAGCGAAGCGCAGCTGCAGCGCGAGTTCCAGCGCCTGCATGCCCTCGACTTCGACTTCCTCAAGCTCTACGTGCGCCTGCCGTTCACATGGATGAAGAAGGGGGACGACTTCGCGCATAACGTGATGGGCGTGCAGACCGCATCGCATTACCTCATCCCGGCCGTGGCTGTCGGCAACGACGGCATGAGCCACGTCTCCGCCACGGCCCGTACCGGCTGGGCGTATTCCCGCTCGCTCACCGGCTTCAGCTACTCGGACGTGCAGCAGCTTGAGGCCGAGTCCGGCATGTGGACCATCTCCACGCTGCTGAACCAGAGCATCATCGGCAACTGGCCCAACATGGCAGACGATACCCGTTACAACATCGCTCCGCCATGGGAGAAGACCCGCCTCCTCAACGCCCGCAATGCAGCGGTGAAGACACCCTCCACCGCCAGCGAAGACCGCGTCATGCGCGAGGAGTCCACAGTGAAGGGAGTGCTCGATCGCAAGGGCCTCTACATCGGCGGAACCGACTCACCGCTCGACCTACCCTCCACCTCGCTGCACCTGAACCTGCGCAGCCAGGTGAAGTACGGCCTGGCCCCGTGGCAGGCGCTTGAGACCGTCACAAGCATCGCCGCGAAGGCAGCCCTGCTGGACAAGGACCTGGGCACTCTGGAAAAGGGCAAACTCGCCGACCTCATCCTGGTCGACGGCGACCCGCTCACCAACATCAACGACGTCATCAACGTGCAGTGCGTGATGACCAACGGCCACCTGCGTTCCGTGGCAGAGATCGCAGCGCCCTTTGAAAAGCTGACCGCCGGCGCCAATATGTGCAAGTAG
- a CDS encoding trans-sulfuration enzyme family protein, whose protein sequence is MKFATRLVHFNAAPGDPLHPSNTPIYQTATFAQEEADAFGKFDYSRSGNPTRKVLEDQVAALEQGTRGFAFSSGMAAIATVTHLLSAGDEIVADYDLYGGASRLFGKVIGRAGLTVSFVDAQDLAALEAAITPKIKLVYIESPTNPLLRILDIAAISQIAHRHNALVCVDSSVMSPYLQNPLVLGADIALHSGTKFLCGHSDVTAGVIAVQDEKLAQDIYFLQNAEGTALAPFDSYLLLRGLKTLKLRMDAQQASALKVAQFLAAHPRVSEVNYPGLPTHPGYELQKKQATGPGTLLTFRAGSREAAKRIAEQTEYLKIAVSFGSVNSTISIPAAMSHASVPAEHARQIPDDLLRLSLGIEDVDDLLAALNASL, encoded by the coding sequence ATGAAATTCGCCACCAGGCTCGTCCACTTCAACGCCGCTCCCGGCGACCCGCTGCACCCCTCCAACACCCCTATCTACCAGACCGCGACCTTCGCGCAGGAGGAAGCCGACGCCTTCGGTAAGTTCGATTACTCGCGCTCCGGCAATCCCACCCGCAAGGTGCTGGAAGACCAGGTAGCAGCTCTCGAACAGGGCACGCGTGGCTTTGCCTTCTCCAGCGGCATGGCCGCCATCGCCACCGTCACGCACCTGCTCTCCGCAGGCGACGAGATCGTCGCCGACTACGACCTCTACGGCGGAGCCTCGCGCCTCTTCGGCAAGGTCATCGGCCGTGCCGGGCTTACGGTCAGCTTCGTCGACGCGCAGGACCTCGCCGCCCTCGAAGCCGCCATCACGCCGAAGATAAAACTCGTCTACATCGAGTCACCCACCAACCCTCTGCTGCGCATCCTCGACATCGCGGCCATCTCTCAGATCGCGCACCGCCACAACGCCCTGGTCTGCGTCGACAGCTCCGTCATGTCGCCCTACCTGCAGAACCCGCTCGTCCTCGGCGCGGACATCGCCCTGCACTCCGGCACCAAGTTCCTCTGCGGCCACTCGGATGTGACGGCCGGCGTCATCGCGGTCCAGGACGAGAAGCTGGCGCAGGATATCTACTTCCTGCAGAACGCCGAAGGCACCGCACTCGCCCCGTTCGACAGCTACCTCCTGCTGCGCGGCCTTAAGACACTCAAGCTCCGTATGGATGCCCAGCAGGCCAGCGCCCTGAAGGTCGCCCAGTTCCTGGCAGCACATCCCAGAGTCAGCGAAGTGAACTACCCAGGCCTGCCCACGCACCCCGGCTACGAACTCCAGAAGAAGCAGGCCACCGGTCCCGGCACGCTACTCACCTTCCGCGCCGGCTCCCGCGAAGCCGCCAAGCGTATCGCCGAACAGACCGAGTATCTGAAGATCGCCGTCAGCTTCGGCAGCGTGAACTCCACCATCAGCATTCCGGCGGCGATGTCCCACGCCAGCGTCCCCGCCGAACACGCCCGCCAGATTCCGGACGACCTGCTCCGCCTCTCGCTCGGCATTGAAGACGTGGACGACCTGCTCGCCGCCCTCAACGCTTCGCTCTAA
- a CDS encoding WD40/YVTN/BNR-like repeat-containing protein, producing the protein MKYLSTLLLAVAASSLTAQTLSQTSAKLPWIPYGPGGGDARALVTDPSDHNHLYLGTAFGALYESHDGGRKWERLGQIDKRDDLALDNILVDPAEPKHMVLGAWVLGKTDGGIYVSHDAGKTWAANPQMAGHSIRALSMASSEPKTMIAGALDGVYRSTDNGESWNRISPMENQEIHEVESVAIDPKDPKTIYAGTWHLPWKTTDGGANWTKMTQGIIDDSDVFSIIVDPVNESNVYLSACSGIYRSTNKGASFTKVQGIPASARRTRVLMEDAKQPNVVFAGTTEGIWRTENAGQAFQRNGDAAWIVNDVNIDPTDSNRVLLATDRHGVLLSTDGGRSFAQSNDGFSTRQITAMMQDAKNPQQLYVGVLNDKTAGGVFMSSDGGQHWQQRSAGLNGADVLALAQTPQGTLLAGTAHGIFRMEGDTWKPSGMTLPLQPEPIPPKTIKRGRKVITVQVKQPKPKPAIETASRVDAFTATDKTMIATSEDGVVESIDDGHNWKHVRTAAGMPFRSVAAQGERVLAAATNQVLLSTDGGENFRTVSLPNGLTAISATAVDNTGRMWVGGREGVYYSQDDGASWQVHKDMFVPNVNALYFDGARSRLLVTSNGPDTLVFALNTQDMKVTHWDAGWILRQVRPVGDRLAGATSYEGVVLQPRVDGEDVAMTEKK; encoded by the coding sequence ATGAAATACCTCAGTACCCTGCTGCTGGCCGTTGCAGCCTCTTCCCTTACAGCCCAGACCTTATCCCAGACCTCAGCCAAGCTTCCCTGGATACCCTATGGCCCTGGCGGCGGTGATGCGCGCGCGCTGGTGACGGATCCTTCCGACCACAACCATCTTTACCTGGGCACGGCTTTTGGAGCTTTGTATGAGTCCCATGATGGCGGGCGGAAGTGGGAGCGACTGGGACAGATCGACAAGCGGGACGACCTGGCCCTGGATAACATTCTGGTGGACCCGGCCGAGCCGAAGCACATGGTGCTGGGGGCATGGGTGCTGGGCAAGACCGATGGCGGCATCTACGTTTCGCACGATGCCGGGAAGACATGGGCAGCAAACCCGCAGATGGCGGGGCACTCGATCCGCGCCTTGAGCATGGCTTCTTCTGAACCGAAGACCATGATTGCGGGCGCGCTGGATGGCGTGTACCGCTCCACGGATAACGGGGAGAGCTGGAACCGCATTTCTCCGATGGAGAACCAGGAAATTCACGAGGTGGAGTCGGTTGCCATCGATCCCAAGGACCCGAAAACCATCTACGCCGGGACATGGCACCTGCCGTGGAAGACCACCGATGGCGGAGCCAACTGGACGAAGATGACGCAGGGCATCATCGATGACTCGGATGTGTTCTCCATCATCGTGGACCCGGTGAACGAGTCGAACGTGTATCTATCGGCGTGTTCGGGGATTTATCGCAGCACGAACAAAGGCGCTAGCTTTACCAAGGTGCAGGGCATTCCCGCATCCGCGCGTCGCACGCGTGTGCTGATGGAAGATGCAAAGCAGCCGAACGTGGTGTTTGCGGGAACGACAGAAGGCATCTGGCGCACGGAGAACGCAGGGCAGGCCTTTCAGCGCAACGGCGATGCAGCGTGGATTGTGAACGACGTGAACATTGACCCGACCGATAGCAACCGTGTCCTGTTGGCGACGGACCGGCATGGCGTACTGCTCTCTACCGATGGCGGACGCAGCTTTGCACAGTCCAATGACGGCTTTTCGACGCGGCAGATCACGGCCATGATGCAGGACGCGAAGAATCCGCAGCAATTGTATGTGGGCGTGCTGAATGACAAGACCGCGGGCGGCGTCTTTATGAGCAGCGATGGCGGCCAGCACTGGCAGCAGAGGAGTGCGGGTCTGAATGGAGCCGACGTTCTGGCGCTGGCTCAGACTCCACAGGGAACCCTGCTGGCAGGCACGGCGCATGGCATCTTCCGGATGGAGGGCGATACGTGGAAGCCCTCCGGCATGACGCTGCCGCTGCAGCCGGAACCGATTCCACCGAAGACCATCAAGCGCGGACGCAAGGTAATCACCGTGCAGGTGAAGCAGCCGAAGCCAAAGCCCGCGATCGAAACAGCCTCGCGCGTGGACGCCTTCACGGCGACGGACAAGACCATGATTGCGACCAGCGAGGACGGCGTGGTTGAGTCCATCGATGATGGCCACAACTGGAAGCATGTGAGGACGGCGGCAGGTATGCCGTTCCGCAGCGTGGCCGCGCAGGGAGAGCGCGTGCTGGCCGCGGCGACCAACCAGGTGCTGCTCTCAACCGACGGCGGCGAGAACTTCCGTACGGTGAGCCTGCCGAACGGGCTGACGGCGATCTCCGCAACGGCGGTGGATAACACGGGCCGCATGTGGGTTGGCGGACGCGAAGGCGTGTACTACTCGCAGGATGACGGCGCTAGTTGGCAGGTGCACAAGGACATGTTTGTGCCGAACGTGAACGCGCTGTACTTCGACGGCGCTCGGAGCCGCCTGCTGGTGACCTCCAACGGCCCGGACACGCTGGTGTTTGCGCTGAATACGCAGGACATGAAGGTGACCCATTGGGACGCCGGATGGATTCTTCGCCAGGTAAGGCCGGTGGGGGATCGACTTGCAGGGGCTACAAGCTATGAAGGTGTTGTGCTGCAGCCGCGCGTGGATGGTGAGGATGTGGCGATGACAGAGAAGAAGTAG
- a CDS encoding trans-sulfuration enzyme family protein, with translation MSERPDFDPSTLVIHSNRSYEMQSNSILFPIHQTATYIHESVGVTKGYGYSRGANPTVNALEQAIAAIENTATALCFRSGMSAIHTLCMAILKAGDHVILSDVIYGGTMRLFHQVLGNFGIQYSYVDTSSPEAVEAAIKPNTRLVFMETPANPTLKISDIRGVSAVAHRHENILVAVDNTFLTPLLQDCLNLGADVSMLSTTKYIDGHNATIGGSLATHDEKLIERLRLVRKTIGSIQTPFDSWLALQGIKTLPARLHFHCANAKIVAAWLEANPRVARVNYPGLDSFPQKALAASQQSDFGGMLSFELDASTEDSLKFMNALKLCTCAESLGSVETLATNPATASHCDLTKEAREALGINDRLIRLSVGLEAPKDLIRDFEQAFEAVFGK, from the coding sequence ATGTCAGAACGTCCAGATTTCGATCCATCGACTCTCGTCATCCACTCCAATCGCTCGTACGAGATGCAGTCGAACTCGATCCTCTTTCCCATCCATCAGACTGCCACCTACATCCATGAGTCGGTCGGCGTCACCAAGGGCTACGGTTATTCGCGTGGAGCCAACCCCACCGTCAACGCCCTGGAACAGGCCATCGCCGCCATTGAGAACACGGCCACCGCGCTCTGTTTCCGCTCCGGCATGTCCGCCATCCATACGCTGTGTATGGCCATCCTCAAGGCAGGCGACCACGTCATCCTGTCCGACGTTATCTACGGCGGCACCATGCGCCTGTTCCACCAGGTGCTCGGCAACTTCGGCATTCAGTACAGCTACGTCGACACCTCCAGTCCCGAAGCGGTTGAGGCTGCCATCAAGCCCAATACCCGCCTCGTCTTCATGGAAACGCCCGCGAACCCCACGCTGAAGATCAGCGATATCCGCGGTGTCTCCGCAGTGGCGCACAGGCACGAGAACATCCTCGTCGCCGTCGACAACACCTTCCTCACGCCGTTGCTGCAGGACTGCCTCAACCTCGGCGCGGATGTGTCCATGCTTTCGACGACGAAGTACATTGACGGCCACAACGCCACCATCGGCGGCTCGCTGGCCACGCATGACGAGAAGCTGATCGAGCGGCTGCGCCTGGTCCGCAAGACCATCGGCAGCATCCAGACTCCGTTCGATAGCTGGCTCGCCCTGCAGGGCATCAAGACGCTTCCCGCCCGCCTTCACTTCCACTGCGCCAACGCCAAGATCGTCGCCGCATGGCTGGAAGCCAATCCCCGCGTTGCCAGGGTGAACTACCCCGGCCTCGACTCCTTCCCGCAGAAGGCTCTCGCCGCCAGCCAGCAAAGCGACTTCGGCGGCATGTTGAGCTTTGAACTCGATGCTTCCACTGAGGACTCGCTCAAGTTCATGAACGCTCTGAAGCTCTGCACCTGCGCCGAATCGCTTGGATCGGTCGAAACGCTGGCCACCAACCCGGCCACGGCCTCGCACTGCGACCTGACGAAGGAGGCCCGCGAAGCCCTCGGCATCAATGACCGCCTCATCCGCCTCTCCGTCGGCCTCGAAGCCCCCAAGGACCTGATCCGCGATTTCGAGCAGGCCTTCGAAGCCGTCTTCGGTAAGTAA
- a CDS encoding TonB-dependent receptor yields MKTFLRSLFLLVALAVVATAARAQQTGFTGKITDAQGASIAGATVDVTRVGGATFHAITNSEGIYLVPSLVAADYEVMASASGFTPVKKPVTLLVGQLVTLDLSLPVASTTTSVVVEGESVAIDTTSSVVAGNVTPQEVQGVPINGRNYMSLATLVPGIKINAVTSDVPVGSASESGKFLITMDGLQVSQDTAGASFGQPRFSQDAISQFQIITNRFDATLGRSAGVYVNSQSKSGSNSYHGGAFGYFRNDSLNAPDPVAKRVLPFSDQQFGGTMGGPIKKDKLWFFGSYEGERKPDTATTVNLVTNAAFSHPNTLRVNEYLGRGDYQINDKNRLFLRGDGFTYKSDYLGVSGNADPSRAYQGTRTSYGYVADWNSNLTPNIVNDLRAGFHHFGWQNLPYTQSMEIIFSNITVGGPYNYPQIFAQNSQDYRDDVFWLKGKHSVKFGGEYIYTGHGGFFQQNVRGRINPCSASISAAQYNSMFPNGTSDSTTWNFTAINSICGSNATYIQGFGNFTVDVPRSIFGFWFQDDWKILPRLTVNLGVRYDNDFGAFTGGPKLTNGLLAPQGNDNNNFAPRVGFAWDPMGNGKTSIRGGAGLYFADISANQIIDQQIFNGQSTIQASVTGTPASPINFSNPFNGGNPATNPSAYAQAVQPLAKDAKVPYALQLSFGVQRELPWKTVMNMDFVHTRAYDDWIRLNGNFLVDPANAQRNLNPNSTLSSSVTRVCGNGSVALDTIGTYGSTTRQVCNQSFTSVSQFFTPGGAGSIYDALQLGIKHSTTAGFTGALAYTWARTKNSTEGPFYYPNKPFASGIKDEWANGTDDQRHSLTLNGEYKWKYGLSLSSLFRFGSGLAYGTATGTASPNGGTPSFNRTVAAGTTPIQAGTTCTTSPCLSVYAPVSKFYYDASYGYYVMARNAFRGRAYERIDSRLQEAFPIGEKVKAIVAVEVFNLFNHFNPYSYNTNANSSAYGAPTAAGGSGFLEFAPRQLQFIGRISF; encoded by the coding sequence ATGAAGACATTCCTTCGCTCCCTGTTTCTCCTCGTTGCATTGGCTGTGGTGGCAACCGCGGCCCGCGCTCAACAGACCGGCTTTACCGGAAAAATCACGGACGCTCAGGGAGCGTCCATTGCGGGCGCCACGGTGGATGTCACGCGTGTCGGCGGCGCTACCTTCCACGCCATTACGAACTCTGAAGGCATCTACCTGGTGCCGTCGCTGGTAGCCGCGGATTACGAGGTGATGGCCTCGGCTTCTGGATTCACGCCGGTCAAAAAGCCCGTCACCCTGCTGGTGGGCCAGTTGGTCACCCTTGACCTGTCGCTGCCCGTTGCGTCCACCACCACCTCGGTCGTGGTGGAAGGCGAGTCGGTCGCCATCGATACCACCTCGTCGGTTGTGGCTGGCAATGTAACGCCGCAGGAAGTGCAGGGAGTACCCATCAACGGCCGCAATTACATGTCGCTGGCCACGCTGGTTCCGGGCATCAAAATCAACGCCGTCACCTCGGACGTGCCGGTCGGCTCGGCATCGGAGTCGGGCAAGTTCCTCATCACCATGGACGGCCTGCAGGTCTCGCAGGACACCGCCGGCGCCAGCTTCGGCCAGCCGCGCTTCTCGCAGGACGCCATCTCGCAGTTCCAGATCATTACCAACCGCTTTGACGCCACACTCGGCCGTTCCGCCGGTGTGTATGTCAACTCGCAGTCCAAGTCCGGCTCCAACAGCTACCACGGTGGAGCCTTCGGCTACTTCCGCAACGACTCGCTCAATGCTCCCGATCCGGTCGCCAAGCGCGTTTTGCCCTTCAGCGATCAGCAGTTCGGCGGCACCATGGGCGGCCCCATCAAGAAAGACAAGCTCTGGTTCTTCGGATCGTATGAAGGTGAGCGCAAGCCGGACACCGCCACCACGGTCAACCTGGTCACAAACGCCGCCTTCTCCCATCCCAACACGCTGCGCGTCAACGAGTACCTGGGACGCGGCGACTACCAGATCAACGACAAGAACCGCCTCTTCCTGCGCGGCGACGGCTTCACCTACAAGAGCGATTACCTGGGCGTAAGCGGCAACGCCGATCCCTCGCGCGCCTACCAGGGAACCCGCACCAGCTATGGCTATGTGGCCGACTGGAACTCGAACCTGACGCCCAACATCGTCAACGATCTCCGCGCCGGCTTCCACCATTTCGGCTGGCAGAACCTGCCCTACACGCAGTCGATGGAGATCATCTTCTCCAACATCACCGTCGGCGGCCCCTACAACTACCCGCAGATCTTTGCCCAGAACAGCCAGGACTACCGCGATGACGTCTTCTGGCTGAAGGGCAAGCACTCGGTCAAGTTCGGCGGGGAGTACATCTACACCGGCCACGGCGGCTTCTTCCAGCAGAACGTGCGCGGCCGCATCAATCCCTGCTCCGCTTCCATCAGCGCTGCGCAGTACAACAGCATGTTCCCTAACGGAACCTCGGACTCCACGACCTGGAATTTCACGGCGATCAACTCCATCTGCGGATCCAACGCGACCTACATCCAGGGCTTCGGTAACTTCACCGTGGACGTGCCGCGCTCCATCTTCGGCTTCTGGTTCCAGGATGACTGGAAGATCCTGCCCCGCCTTACGGTCAACCTGGGCGTGCGCTACGACAACGACTTCGGCGCCTTCACCGGCGGACCCAAGCTGACCAACGGCCTGCTGGCTCCGCAGGGCAATGACAATAACAACTTTGCTCCGCGCGTCGGTTTTGCGTGGGACCCGATGGGCAACGGCAAGACCAGCATCCGCGGCGGCGCCGGCCTGTACTTTGCCGACATCTCCGCCAACCAGATCATTGACCAGCAGATCTTCAACGGCCAGTCCACCATTCAGGCTTCGGTGACGGGTACGCCTGCCAGTCCCATCAACTTCTCCAACCCCTTCAACGGCGGCAACCCGGCCACCAACCCCTCGGCATACGCCCAGGCGGTACAGCCGCTGGCCAAGGACGCCAAGGTGCCCTACGCCCTGCAGCTCTCCTTCGGTGTACAGCGTGAGCTGCCATGGAAGACGGTCATGAACATGGACTTCGTTCATACCCGCGCCTATGACGACTGGATCCGCCTGAACGGCAACTTCCTGGTTGACCCCGCCAACGCGCAGCGCAACCTGAACCCCAACTCGACCCTGTCCTCCAGCGTGACCCGCGTCTGCGGCAACGGTTCGGTCGCTCTGGATACCATCGGCACCTACGGCAGCACAACGCGCCAGGTCTGCAACCAGAGCTTCACTTCGGTCTCGCAGTTCTTCACGCCGGGCGGCGCGGGCAGTATCTATGACGCCCTGCAGCTTGGCATCAAGCACTCCACTACAGCTGGTTTTACCGGCGCTCTGGCCTACACCTGGGCACGGACCAAGAACTCCACCGAGGGCCCGTTCTACTACCCCAACAAGCCCTTCGCCTCCGGCATCAAGGATGAGTGGGCCAACGGCACCGACGATCAGCGCCACTCCCTCACCCTGAATGGCGAGTACAAGTGGAAGTACGGTCTCTCCCTCAGCTCGCTCTTCCGCTTCGGCTCGGGTCTCGCGTATGGCACAGCCACCGGAACCGCTTCCCCCAACGGCGGAACACCCTCCTTCAACCGCACCGTGGCCGCGGGCACCACGCCTATCCAGGCTGGTACTACCTGCACCACTTCGCCGTGCCTCTCGGTCTATGCGCCGGTTTCGAAGTTCTACTACGACGCCAGCTACGGCTACTACGTCATGGCGCGCAACGCCTTCCGCGGACGTGCCTATGAGCGCATCGACAGCCGCCTGCAGGAAGCCTTCCCCATCGGGGAAAAGGTCAAGGCCATTGTCGCTGTTGAGGTCTTCAACCTCTTCAACCACTTCAATCCCTACAGCTACAACACCAACGCCAACTCCTCCGCCTACGGTGCGCCCACGGCAGCCGGTGGCAGCGGCTTCCTGGAGTTTGCTCCCCGTCAGCTCCAGTTCATTGGCCGCATCAGCTTCTAA